One Brachybacterium kimchii genomic window carries:
- a CDS encoding DUF1003 domain-containing protein, whose protein sequence is MADRTPNLDDPEPLRRRVRNPLSGDTFGRGAEGFARFMGTPAFLVGMTLFCAVWLAWNSIMPESAQFDPRSLNFTLLTLILSLQASYAAPLLLLAQNRQDDRDRVQAEQDRQSNDRNHATTDFITREIASLRIALNDVATRDFVRGELRDLLEDLEKEREEDEAAEQAEGGRGSANSSGAGVSGGSGASGSGSGSGGPDSGGSGSGRGVLVAEAQPQTVGVDREELRAMLRSEVRSALAERGTP, encoded by the coding sequence ATGGCAGACCGCACGCCGAACCTGGATGATCCGGAGCCCCTGCGCCGACGCGTCCGCAACCCGCTCTCCGGCGACACCTTCGGCCGCGGCGCCGAGGGCTTCGCCCGCTTCATGGGCACCCCGGCCTTCCTGGTCGGGATGACGCTGTTCTGCGCCGTCTGGCTGGCCTGGAACTCGATCATGCCCGAGAGCGCCCAGTTCGATCCCCGCAGCCTCAACTTCACGCTGCTGACCCTGATCCTCTCGCTGCAGGCCTCCTACGCTGCCCCGCTGCTGCTGCTCGCGCAGAACCGCCAGGACGACCGCGACCGCGTGCAGGCCGAGCAGGACCGCCAGTCCAACGACCGCAACCACGCGACCACGGACTTCATCACGCGCGAGATCGCCTCCCTGCGCATCGCCCTGAACGACGTCGCCACCCGCGACTTCGTGCGCGGCGAGCTACGCGACCTCCTCGAGGACCTCGAGAAGGAGCGCGAGGAGGACGAGGCCGCCGAGCAGGCCGAGGGCGGCCGCGGGTCCGCGAACTCCTCGGGCGCCGGGGTCTCGGGCGGCTCGGGTGCCTCGGGCTCAGGCTCGGGCTCAGGCGGCCCGGACTCAGGCGGCTCGGGCTCGGGACGCGGCGTTCTCGTCGCCGAGGCGCAGCCGCAGACCGTCGGCGTCGATCGCGAGGAGCTGCGGGCGATGCTGCGCAGCGAGGTGCGCTCGGCACTCGCGGAGCGCGGGACACCATGA
- a CDS encoding MarC family protein — protein MNVVDLRFLAGVFVTLFVIVDPPGTVPIFLSLTRTMTSKQRSRAAMVAVGVAILIIASFAVFGRFILAYMHISLPALQFSGGLLLLLISLQLLMGKEGELAQSSGVNVALVPLGTPLLGGPGAIVAMMLFVDQSHGELPRVNALIIALVVMAVVLYVFMRFADVIAKILGDGGVTLVTRISGVLLAAISVQMLFDSVHSFLQTWGVIAAS, from the coding sequence GTGAACGTGGTCGATCTGCGCTTCCTCGCGGGAGTGTTCGTCACGCTGTTCGTGATCGTGGATCCGCCGGGGACGGTGCCGATCTTCCTCTCGCTCACGCGCACGATGACGTCGAAGCAGCGCTCGCGCGCGGCGATGGTCGCCGTGGGCGTCGCGATCCTCATCATCGCGTCCTTCGCCGTGTTCGGCCGCTTCATCCTCGCCTACATGCACATCTCGCTGCCGGCGCTGCAGTTCTCCGGCGGCCTGCTCCTGCTGCTCATCTCCCTGCAGCTGCTGATGGGCAAGGAGGGCGAGCTCGCCCAGAGCAGCGGAGTGAACGTGGCCCTGGTGCCGCTGGGCACCCCGCTGCTGGGCGGCCCCGGCGCGATCGTGGCGATGATGCTGTTCGTCGACCAGTCCCACGGCGAGCTCCCGCGCGTGAACGCGCTGATCATCGCGCTCGTGGTGATGGCGGTCGTGCTGTACGTGTTCATGCGCTTCGCGGACGTCATCGCGAAGATCCTGGGCGACGGCGGCGTCACCCTGGTCACCCGCATCTCCGGCGTGCTGCTCGCGGCGATCAGCGTGCAGATGCTCTTCGACTCCGTGCACTCGTTCCTTCAGACCTGGGGCGTGATCGCCGCGTCCTGA
- a CDS encoding PHP domain-containing protein: protein MAHLPPGLADESRIDLHAHTRCSDGTDDVDALVRHAAEAGLDVVALTDHDTTAGWDEAVEASRRHGVAVIPGIEVSTECEDLSVHVLALLPDPSPSTELHAHMERARESRATRARRMVERLAADHPIRWEDVEAQVAGASTTVGRPHIADALVARGVVADRTEAFGDLLSSSSPYYVRYWAPEPAQAVRAIVAAGGVAAVAHPGALTRGSTIPEDLLEEMVAAGLAGIEVDHREHDDVSRARLRSFARSHELLVTGGSDYHGAGKPNRLGENLTRPSVLAALIERATSRTEVLLP from the coding sequence ATGGCCCACCTCCCCCCGGGGCTCGCCGACGAGTCCCGCATCGACCTGCACGCGCACACCCGGTGCTCCGACGGCACCGACGACGTCGACGCGCTCGTGCGGCATGCGGCCGAGGCGGGCCTGGACGTCGTCGCGCTCACGGATCACGACACGACCGCGGGCTGGGACGAGGCCGTCGAGGCATCCCGCCGGCACGGCGTCGCGGTGATCCCCGGCATCGAGGTCTCCACGGAGTGCGAGGACCTCTCGGTGCACGTGCTCGCACTCCTGCCGGACCCGTCGCCGAGCACGGAGCTGCACGCCCACATGGAGCGCGCCCGCGAGTCGCGCGCCACCCGCGCCCGGCGCATGGTCGAACGTCTCGCCGCCGACCACCCGATCCGCTGGGAGGACGTCGAGGCGCAGGTCGCGGGCGCGAGCACGACCGTCGGACGTCCCCACATCGCCGACGCGCTGGTGGCCCGCGGAGTCGTCGCCGACCGCACCGAGGCCTTCGGCGATCTGCTGAGCTCCTCGAGCCCGTACTACGTGCGCTACTGGGCGCCCGAGCCCGCCCAGGCGGTGCGTGCGATCGTCGCCGCGGGCGGCGTCGCCGCGGTCGCCCACCCCGGCGCGCTCACCCGCGGGAGCACCATCCCCGAGGACCTCCTCGAGGAGATGGTCGCCGCGGGACTGGCCGGCATCGAGGTCGATCACCGCGAGCACGATGATGTCTCGCGGGCGAGACTGCGCTCCTTCGCCCGATCCCACGAGCTCCTGGTCACCGGGGGCAGCGACTACCATGGCGCGGGCAAACCGAACCGGCTGGGCGAGAACCTCACCCGTCCGTCCGTGCTGGCCGCTCTGATCGAGCGCGCCACGAGCAGAACCGAGGTCCTCCTCCCGTGA
- a CDS encoding aminopeptidase P family protein, protein MTQNNDVPRPTTRETPAPAAQEAPADGPGPSAEELASRGDSRSERPTNEAFRAFIAADWDETVPAAERREVADFTPARRDALVGELPATRMVLPAGVFKVRANDTDYPFRPDTGFVYFSGLGTDEEPDSVLVVEPDPDAAEGEPASRATYFFRPRAGFDSTEFYADARYGELWVGRRPTLEETAARIGIECRHIDELRDALAKDVGPQLSLAIVPGVDPGVQGMVEEIRSQNGLPDGEEQTREFDRLQEAASEQRLVKDDFEVSQMREAVKATIAGFEDVVAALPQAVGHRRGERVIEGVFGASARAEGNGVGYDTIAAAGNHACTLHWVRNDGMVSEGELVLIDAGVEVDSLYTADLTRTLPVSGTYSPAQRRVYEAVLEAADAAFAAARPGIRFRDLHTTAMQVIARHLEEWGMLPGTAEESLAPEGQFHRRWMVHGTSHHLGLDVHDCAQARREMYMDAELVPGMVFTIEPGLYFQENDLKVPEELRGIGVRIEDDVLVTEDGVENLSAALPRRPDEIEAWMGSLTPGR, encoded by the coding sequence ATGACCCAGAACAACGATGTGCCCCGTCCCACCACGCGCGAGACCCCCGCTCCGGCGGCCCAGGAGGCCCCGGCCGACGGTCCCGGCCCGAGCGCCGAGGAGCTCGCCTCCCGCGGCGACTCGCGCTCCGAGCGCCCCACCAACGAGGCCTTCCGCGCGTTCATCGCCGCCGATTGGGACGAGACCGTCCCGGCGGCCGAGCGCCGTGAGGTCGCGGACTTCACCCCCGCGCGCCGCGACGCGCTGGTCGGCGAGCTGCCGGCGACGCGCATGGTCCTGCCCGCGGGCGTGTTCAAGGTGCGCGCGAACGACACCGACTACCCGTTCCGCCCCGACACCGGCTTCGTCTACTTCAGCGGCCTGGGCACGGACGAGGAGCCCGACAGCGTGCTGGTCGTCGAGCCCGACCCCGACGCCGCGGAGGGCGAGCCCGCGTCCCGCGCGACCTACTTCTTCCGGCCGCGCGCAGGCTTCGACTCCACCGAGTTCTACGCCGACGCCCGCTACGGCGAGCTCTGGGTCGGGCGCCGTCCCACGCTCGAGGAGACCGCGGCGCGCATCGGCATCGAGTGCCGCCACATCGACGAGCTGCGCGATGCGCTCGCCAAGGACGTCGGCCCGCAGCTGTCGCTCGCGATCGTCCCGGGCGTCGACCCCGGCGTGCAGGGGATGGTCGAGGAGATCCGCTCCCAGAACGGACTGCCGGACGGCGAGGAGCAGACGCGCGAGTTCGATCGCCTGCAGGAGGCCGCGAGCGAGCAGCGCCTGGTCAAGGACGACTTCGAGGTCTCGCAGATGCGCGAGGCCGTGAAGGCCACCATCGCCGGCTTCGAGGACGTCGTGGCGGCGCTCCCCCAGGCCGTCGGGCACCGCCGCGGCGAGCGGGTGATCGAGGGCGTCTTCGGCGCCTCGGCGCGCGCCGAGGGCAACGGCGTCGGCTACGACACCATCGCCGCGGCCGGCAACCACGCCTGCACCCTGCACTGGGTGCGCAACGACGGCATGGTGAGCGAGGGCGAGCTCGTGCTCATCGACGCCGGTGTCGAGGTGGATTCCCTGTACACCGCGGACCTCACGCGCACCCTGCCGGTGTCCGGCACCTACTCCCCCGCCCAGCGCAGGGTCTACGAGGCGGTCCTCGAGGCGGCCGACGCGGCCTTCGCCGCGGCCCGTCCCGGCATCCGCTTCCGCGACCTGCACACGACGGCGATGCAGGTCATCGCCCGCCACCTCGAGGAGTGGGGCATGCTCCCCGGCACCGCCGAGGAGTCCCTCGCTCCCGAGGGCCAGTTCCACCGCCGCTGGATGGTGCACGGCACGAGCCACCACCTGGGGCTCGACGTGCACGACTGCGCGCAGGCCCGCCGCGAGATGTACATGGACGCCGAGCTCGTGCCCGGCATGGTGTTCACGATCGAGCCGGGGCTGTACTTCCAGGAGAACGATCTCAAGGTCCCCGAGGAGCTGCGCGGCATCGGTGTGCGGATCGAGGACGACGTGCTGGTGACCGAGGACGGCGTCGAGAACCTCTCGGCCGCGCTGCCCCGTCGGCCCGACGAGATCGAGGCGTGGATGGGATCACTCACCCCGGGCCGCTGA
- a CDS encoding magnesium transporter MgtE N-terminal domain-containing protein — MTSPQPRFYAARLAGTAVFDPIGESVGKIRDVVVLPQARGAARAVGFVVEVPGKRRVFLPATRVTSIMPGQVISSGVLNLRRFEKRSGEQLAIGDLLERTVSLLDGSGRATVQDVGLEQNRQHDWVVAKLYLRRLKTGSGLSKLVSRGETLTVDQSAVKGLFGSDTEQSAALLLASYQDLKPADLADIVQELDAKRRIELASELADDRLADVLEELPEDTRVEVLTGLESSRAADVLDEMDPDDAADLVQELPDQVAETLLGLMEPEEAEDVRRLLAYDEYTAGGMMTTEPLITAPETPVAHCLAMISREELSPALASTVHVCRSPLETPTGKLLGIVHFQHLLRERPDRPVGEILDADRHTVEPQVPLSGVTREMATYNLVSIPVVDDEGRLLGAVTVDDVLDHVLPDDWREQDEPPVTTGQIDLSEIARGIHSDSTTTDDSRKG; from the coding sequence GTGACCTCTCCGCAGCCCCGCTTCTACGCCGCACGCCTGGCGGGCACCGCCGTCTTCGACCCGATCGGGGAGTCCGTCGGGAAGATCAGGGACGTCGTCGTGCTCCCCCAGGCGCGCGGCGCCGCCCGCGCCGTCGGCTTCGTGGTCGAGGTGCCGGGCAAACGGCGCGTGTTCCTGCCGGCCACCCGGGTCACCTCGATCATGCCGGGTCAGGTGATCTCCTCGGGCGTGCTGAACCTTCGGCGCTTCGAGAAGCGCAGCGGGGAGCAGCTCGCCATCGGCGATCTGCTCGAGCGCACGGTGTCGCTGCTGGACGGCTCGGGCCGGGCGACCGTGCAGGACGTCGGCCTCGAGCAGAACCGGCAGCACGACTGGGTGGTCGCGAAGCTCTACCTGCGCCGTCTGAAGACGGGCTCGGGCCTCTCGAAGCTGGTCAGCCGCGGGGAGACCCTGACCGTCGACCAGAGCGCGGTCAAGGGCCTGTTCGGCAGCGACACCGAGCAGTCGGCCGCGCTGCTTCTCGCCTCCTACCAGGACCTCAAGCCCGCGGACCTCGCCGACATCGTCCAGGAGCTGGATGCCAAGCGGCGCATCGAGCTGGCCTCGGAGCTGGCCGACGACCGCCTGGCCGATGTCCTCGAGGAGCTGCCCGAGGACACCCGTGTCGAGGTGCTCACCGGCCTGGAGTCGTCCCGCGCGGCCGATGTGCTCGACGAGATGGACCCTGACGACGCTGCGGACCTCGTCCAGGAGCTCCCCGACCAGGTCGCCGAGACGCTGCTGGGGCTCATGGAGCCCGAGGAGGCGGAGGACGTGCGCCGCCTGCTCGCCTACGACGAGTACACCGCGGGCGGCATGATGACCACGGAGCCGCTGATCACGGCCCCGGAGACACCGGTCGCGCACTGCCTGGCGATGATCAGCCGGGAGGAGCTCTCCCCTGCGCTCGCCTCGACCGTCCACGTGTGCCGCTCGCCGCTCGAGACGCCGACCGGCAAGCTGCTGGGCATCGTCCACTTCCAGCACCTGCTGCGCGAGCGGCCCGACCGGCCCGTCGGCGAGATCCTCGACGCCGACCGCCACACGGTCGAGCCGCAGGTGCCGCTCTCGGGCGTGACGCGCGAGATGGCGACGTACAACCTGGTCTCGATCCCGGTGGTCGACGACGAGGGGCGTCTGCTGGGCGCGGTCACGGTCGACGACGTGCTCGACCACGTGCTGCCCGATGACTGGCGAGAACAGGACGAGCCCCCGGTGACCACGGGCCAGATCGATCTCTCGGAGATCGCCCGCGGGATCCACAGCGACAGCACGACCACCGACGACTCGCGGAAGGGGTGA